Below is a genomic region from Flammeovirgaceae bacterium SG7u.111.
GCCCTATTAAGGTCTTTTTCATTGTCTGTATTGATACTTTCAACTTGGAGTATGGAGTCATTTCGAAGTTGGGCATTGATTTTTTGTAACTCTACTTCATAGCTTTTGCCCAACAGTTGAATTTCATTTTTTAGTTCAAGGTCTTTTACATATTCTTCAAGAAGTTTTTGGGTGCTATTGTCCTTTTCTTTTTGTATCTCATTTAACCTTGCTTCATGTATTTTATTTAGACTGTCAATTCTTATTTGATTAATGGTTTGTGAGTGTTGTAGGTTTTCTGAAGAGATGTATCCGAAATAAGCAAGGGCTCCTCCTACTATTATTGTAATGAAAAGGTTGTTAAACAGTGACATTAAGATGATGTGCTTTAAACTGCTTTTTTTAGGCTCGCCAGGCATTATATTACAAATTAGGGTTGTTTTATTGTAAGTTCACCTTGTTAAGGTAGAAAAATATTATTTGCTTAACAAGCTTATTAAGAAGATGAATTATAAAGCACGATCTTTTAGCCAAAATTCACTTCATAGCAGGTGCTGTCATTATGCCTCCGCTAAAATCTTTAGCCTCCATGAGCCGATTATATTAGTTATTCGGCTCATGTATACGGAGTTAATGAGCCCATTAAATCATTTATTCGGCTCACAACCTTTTCGGCATTCACACTTTTGAGCCAAAACCTATAATTTACTGTAGGGCATAAAAAAATCCCCAAGGAAAAACTTCCTTGGGGATTTTTAGTACCAGGAGTGGGACTTGAACCCACACGACCTTGCGGTCACAAGATTTTAAGTCTTGCGTGTCTACCAATTCCACCATCCCGGCAAATGGTAAAGTTACAAAGGAAAAAAATAAGCCCAATTCTTTGAATTGGGCTTAGCGAGCGGGAGACGAGACTCGGACTCGCGACCCCCACCTTGGCAAGGTGATGCTCTACCAACTGAGCTACTCCCGCTTGTTCCTTTTTTTTAGGTGTGCAAATATAACAGAACAGATTTCAAAACCACAAAAAAATCTAGCATAATTTTTTAAATTTTTCTGTGGACTATTCCTAGAATGCCGACCACGTTGCTAGTTGTTGGAAGAAAGATATTGCTACTGAGGGTTTTATGGCAATGCTGAAAATAACACCAAACAAAGCTCCATAGAAGTGCGCATCGTGATTTATATTATCCCGCCCTTGTTTTGACTGGTAGTAAGAGTAAATGAGGTACAGCGCTCCCATGATAAACCCTGGAATGGGGAGGGGGATGAACATGAGGTAAATTGGGCTGAGCGGGTTGAACATGATGGAGGCAAAGACCACCGCAGACACCCCACCTGATGCGCCCAGTGAGTTGTAATTAGGATTGTTCCTATGCTTCAGATAGGTCGGAATATCCGATACAATCACCCCAACCAAAAAGAGCAAGATGAGATAATAAGATCCTGTTGACCCAATTTCTCTGTACAGCAGTGCTTCCATGAGGCTACCGAAGAAGTAGAGGGTGAACATATTGAAAAAAAGGTGACCGTAACCGTTATGAATAAAGCCAGAACTGACCAAGCGGTAATATTCCTTGTCACGCTGTACCCTATACGGATTCAACATCAGTTTGTAATAATATTCGGGCTTTTGCCAAGCGGCAAGGCTGGCAACTACTATGACTATGATTAATCCTAAGGTGATTGAAATACCCATATGTTTTATGTTGTTTTTTTACATCGATAGAACCTGTCCCCAAACTTACTCAGTTCATTTCAGAATAAACAATAAACCCCATTGCTAGTAGCAATAGGGTTTGTGTTTGGTTATTGTGAAAAATGTGCTGAAAGGCTTCATATAAAGCCTTTGTATCATCCTAAATAAATTGATTGATGATGTTTTCCAAGTACTCTTGTTTCCCACTTATCAACTCTGGCTCTCCAGCTTTTTGAGCTATCTTCTGAAGGTCTTCTAGCGTAAGCTCGCCATTTTCAAATGCCTTGCCATTTCCCGAATCGAAGGTAGCGTACCTATCTTCCCTGATTTTTTTGTAGTCAGAGCTTCCGAGCATTTTATCGGCAATGATAAGCGCACGAGCAAAGTTATCCATACCGCCAATGTGGGCATAGAAAATATCAGCCAAGTCGGTAGAGTTTCTTCTTGTTTTGGCATCGAAGTTTATTCCACCGCCTTGCAAGCCACCAGCCTCTAGGAACACGAGCATCGCCTGTACCAATTCGTAAAGGTTCACAGGGAATTGGTCAGTATCCCATCCGTTTTGGTAATCGCCACGGTTGGCATCCATGCTGCCTAGTAGGCCGGCATCGGCTGCAACTTGCATTTCGTGTTGGAAAGTATGGCTCGCCAAGGTAGCATGGTTCACTTCCAAGTTCAATTTGAAATCGTCCAACAAATCGAACTCTCTCAAGAAACCGATTACGGTAGCCGAATCGAAGTCGTACTGGTGCTTGGTTGGTTCCATAGGCTTAGGCTCTATTAGGAAGTTTCCTGTAAAGCCATTTTTCCTAGCATAGTCTTTTGCTGTGTGTAGGAAGCGGGCCATGTGCTCTCTTTCACGCTTCATATCCGTGTTGAGCAATGACATATACCCTTCTCTACCTCCCCAGAATACGTAGTTTTCACCGCCCAGCGCGATGGTTGCATCTAAAGCGTTTTTCACCTGTGAAGCGGCAATAGACAATACCCTAAAATCGGGGTTGGTAGCTGCACCGTTCATAAAGCGAGGGTGAGAAAAACAGTTAGAAGTACCCCAAAGCAATTTTACTCCCGATGCTGCTTGTTTTTCTTTCGCATAACCTACGATCGTTTGCAAGCGGCTTGCAGACTCCGAAAGGTTTGATCCTTCGTTCACCAAATCGTAATCGTGGAAGCAGTAGTAAGGAGCGCCTATTTTTGTGATAAATTCAAAAGCGGCATCCATTTTATCTTTAGCGCTTTGTACCGCATCGCTGCTAGTGAGCCAAGGGAAGTTTTTGGTACCTCTGCCGAAAGGATCGCCACCGTCTCCGCAGAAGGTATGCCAGTAAGCTACGGCAAATCGCAAATGATCTTTTAGTGTTTTTCCACCCACTACAAGGTTTTCGTCATAATATTTGAACGCCAAAGGGTTGGTCGATTCCTTTCCTTCAAACCCAATTTTTCCAATTCCTTTGAAGAATTCTTTTTCTCCAGTTACAATGCTCATAATGATGAAATTTTTAAAAATAAGATATATATACTTAAAAAATTAAGGGGTTATTGCGCTGCTGGTTTCTTTACTAGTGCTATTTCCCGAGTTAAGTTTATGTTAGAAATTGACCTTACAATAATAGGTCATTATGCCCTTTCCTCAATTACCTCATTAGCAGAAAATTGGGATGAATTGTGAAAACAAAGTTGTTGATGTTTTTTGCTATTTCAGTAACATAATACGTTTTCGAAAAACTCTATTGCTAACTTTTCTATTTTCTTAGCACTATACTTAAGTGCGTGTTTAATATGTTTTTTACCGCATTATGCACAGAAAATAAAGGGCAAACTTGAGGGGATTGATTCTTTTTTAGCCCAAACACTCGTTTTTAGTTTTTGCTCTTTTCTTGAAATGCGAATGCTAGATTTGTTTAAAGTTAAGCTTTAATGAGTAAAGTTTTCTTTTACCAAAGCCATGATTTCTTGTAGCTTTCTGCTACACTCAAAAGGTATGATATCCGACTGGGTTTTTCCTTCCAGTATATCTTGAGAGGCAGCCCTGATTTCACACTCAAAGCCAATCCCTTTCCGGTTGTCGATGTAGTGCTCCACCATTTTTTCTCCTTCGTAATAAAAACATTCCTTTGCTCTCCAAAACTCTGGAATAGCGATATAACCCTTCTCACCGATGATATACGTCCAGTTGGGCAACTTACAGCGAAATGAAGTTAGTAGCGAAGCCGATGCGTTCGGATATTCAAACTGAATATTTATATCATAGTCCACACCCGATGGTGCATTTCTAGAAATGACGCTCATGTTTTGGGGGACTTGCTTCATAAATATCCAAGACATCGCCACGGTATATACGCCCATGTCCAAAAGGCTACCACCAGCCAATTTGGGGCTGAAAAGTCTATTTTCGGCATCGTATTCTTTAGCGTAACCGAAGTCGGCCTTCACGTGGCAAATCTCTCCAATTCTTCCAGCATCTATCCATTCCTGAGCTTTTTGGATAGCAGGTAGGAAGTAGGTCCACATTCCCTCCATAAGGTAATTCCCCGTTTTGTTTGCTACCGAAATTAATTGTTCAAGCTCGGCAGGATTGATGGTAATTGGTTTTTCGCATAAAACAGCCTTCCCGCTTTCCAGTGCCCTGCTCGATTGCTCCAAGTGGAACGTATGGGGCGTGGCCACATAAATTGCATCCACATCCTTG
It encodes:
- a CDS encoding rhomboid family intramembrane serine protease, giving the protein MGISITLGLIIVIVVASLAAWQKPEYYYKLMLNPYRVQRDKEYYRLVSSGFIHNGYGHLFFNMFTLYFFGSLMEALLYREIGSTGSYYLILLFLVGVIVSDIPTYLKHRNNPNYNSLGASGGVSAVVFASIMFNPLSPIYLMFIPLPIPGFIMGALYLIYSYYQSKQGRDNINHDAHFYGALFGVIFSIAIKPSVAISFFQQLATWSAF
- the xylA gene encoding xylose isomerase, which gives rise to MSIVTGEKEFFKGIGKIGFEGKESTNPLAFKYYDENLVVGGKTLKDHLRFAVAYWHTFCGDGGDPFGRGTKNFPWLTSSDAVQSAKDKMDAAFEFITKIGAPYYCFHDYDLVNEGSNLSESASRLQTIVGYAKEKQAASGVKLLWGTSNCFSHPRFMNGAATNPDFRVLSIAASQVKNALDATIALGGENYVFWGGREGYMSLLNTDMKREREHMARFLHTAKDYARKNGFTGNFLIEPKPMEPTKHQYDFDSATVIGFLREFDLLDDFKLNLEVNHATLASHTFQHEMQVAADAGLLGSMDANRGDYQNGWDTDQFPVNLYELVQAMLVFLEAGGLQGGGINFDAKTRRNSTDLADIFYAHIGGMDNFARALIIADKMLGSSDYKKIREDRYATFDSGNGKAFENGELTLEDLQKIAQKAGEPELISGKQEYLENIINQFI
- a CDS encoding Gfo/Idh/MocA family oxidoreductase codes for the protein MSKVRWGILGPGIIAHDFAADCKFVGNAEVVAVASRNLERAQAFAKQYGIPQAMGSYEELYNSKDVDAIYVATPHTFHLEQSSRALESGKAVLCEKPITINPAELEQLISVANKTGNYLMEGMWTYFLPAIQKAQEWIDAGRIGEICHVKADFGYAKEYDAENRLFSPKLAGGSLLDMGVYTVAMSWIFMKQVPQNMSVISRNAPSGVDYDINIQFEYPNASASLLTSFRCKLPNWTYIIGEKGYIAIPEFWRAKECFYYEGEKMVEHYIDNRKGIGFECEIRAASQDILEGKTQSDIIPFECSRKLQEIMALVKENFTH